TGGTTTCCTGTcttgcctgcccttctcctttgcgttccttcctgcaccaaagggctggcccagcagcagctcagtgcGCACTACCAGCCACGCACATCCATTCACTGGCTCCCACGTCGTCCTCATCAGGAAAAACTCCCAGCGGGATTCCTGAGCGTCACGCCCAGTGTCCTGACAGTTCCTCTGTGTGCCTCCAGATCTCCCCGAGATAGGCTGGATGACGTGCCTGCGGTGAGGGTGCGGACGGCCTCCATTCGCTCCGCGGGTAAGTTGGGTTTTAGTCTGAGCTCGCAGTGTTGCTCTATTTCCCCTTCGTGGACATTAAGTTATGACAGCCTGAGCCTGCACGTTCCAGACCATGTGGACGGTTCCGAGGGTTGGGACTCCATGTCAGGCGCGTCTGTTGCCAACTCCCGATGCCTGCTTCCGCAGGGCAATGCGATAACACACCTGTCCCAcctgcagaggacagagctcCTTCTCCAGAAGCATCTTTTCCTCGAGGGAAAGAGTTCTGTCATCTCCAACTGACATGGCCTTGGACATCCCGTCGTCTAGGACAAGTTCTTGCCTTTTCCCCGAGGAGGTTTGCTCTGCCTTTGCTGGGTTCTCTGGACTCCACCGCTGTTGTGCATCGGGGTTTCTGCTGTCACCAAGTGAAGGAAAGACCTGTGCAAATAGGTGGCCTTGTGGTCTGATCCTCATGGCACTTTCTCCTCTTGTCATTGCAGGTGGCCTTCATGGTGAACAAAACACGTATGTATGCTGGAAGCACTCATCTGGGGGAGGGCCCTTAGAAGGTGAGGCAGGTGGCGCAGTCTtgctggtttatttatttgttttaattgttgtttccccagggcaggttttgttttttccctttcttccggCCGTagggcatggtgacccggttacacatacatgcacacgttctattttcgcacattatcatgctccatcataagtgactggacatagctccccagggctacacagcaggctctcactgcccatccattccaaaggcaagagtttgtatctattaaccccaagctccccagccgccccagtccctcccctcccctcccctctcccccttggcaaccacaagtctcttctccaagtccatgattttcttttctgtggaaaggttcatctgtgcctcatGTTAGACGCCAGATACTTGCTGTTTTGGTGTGGGGCCGGAGTGTTTGCAGTTTTGTCCTTGGAGTTAGGTAGCAGGTTGCTGATGGAAAGTGACTTACAGGTAAAGTCACGGGCCAGGTACTGTAGTCCCAGGAACAAGCCGTGTTACCATTAGTCGATGGAGGTTTGTGTGCAAGGGACTAGGGGGTGTGTATGGGAAACGGCTGGTAGGATTCTGAGTGTGTCAAAATCCTGAGCCTTCCTCTGACCTCCTCCCAGATGACCCGAGTACCCGAGGCGGAAGGTGTCCGGCATCAGTGCTCAGAAAGTTGTTCCACCTTCCACCAAGGTAAGggcttttcacttctctgaggaaaaagaaaaagcaaaaaaaaaaaaaatatatatatatatatatatatatatggcttcatTCCCTAGCTTTTCAATCAAATTCAACTCTGAAAGTCCAAATCCGTGGATACTTAGGTTTCCTGGTTGGTGACTGTTGACTGATTGTCTGTCCCAGtgaatgactgatttaaaaaaggaCCTTTAAAAGCGGACAGCAGTAGTTTTGTATGTGTAAGTGTGGTCGGGAGCATGGTAGTAGCAGAGACTCGCCCTCCTTGAAGGAGACTTTGGCAGCTGTGGGTCAGAGTGCACGTAAGagtttttccaggaaaattcGAAGGCTTTCTCCAAGATGACCTCTGTGTTTTCCTTTGGGACCTGGGACTAAAGGAATTTTACATTTGGTTTCTGTGGACAGACAGACAATGAAAACCTTTGAGTCTGTAGAGCGCGGGAGGCTTAGATGCTGTCACTAAGAATGTGCTTTCTCTAGATGCTGGATGAGAGAGACACTGACAAAGACGGGATGAGTTTGGAGGTCGACACTCCTGACGAACCATCGGGGTGACGACGACGATGACGAAGAAGGTGGTCTTCCTTGCTGGCATTGGTTGGGGAGGCACCAGATCCGGGTTCCTTTTGGGAAAGAGGTTGCTCCCAGCTCATTCCCAGCCATAGTGATGCCCAAGGTGTACACGCCCTGGACACAAGTCTGCCCTGTAGATGGTGCTTTGTGGCAAGATAGGAGGCCCGGGAAGCGAGGTCCACACGTGAGCACGTGGTGTGAGCGTGTGGTTCCCCAGAACCTCTTGCCTGTTTCCGCCGCAGAGAGACGCGTCAGCTTCGTGGAGGACAAAGGCCACCCCCTCTGCAGAGCTTCTCTGCGTTCATGCATTCTCCCTTGACCACCGCTGCTCCCAAGTTGGCTCAATGTCCCGTTGCTCAGGTGGAGAGGTGCCCAAGCCCTTGACCTCCTACGTGGAAAAGCCAAAGGGGGACTGTCTCAGTCACAGGCTTCCGACTGACACCCTAGGTGCCCAACTCAGGGCTGGTGCACATAAGAGCTCAGCGTAGACCGCATCGTCAGCCTGGTGTCCAGCCCAGGGACAGAACGTCTGCAGCCCTGGCGAGGAGGAGTCATGCTGAGTCTTTGCGTCTCTCCGGACACTGTCCAACTTTTAAGGCTCCTTGTGTAGCCTTTCACTCAGGACATGCAGCCTCATGTGGCCAGGGAGACGGGGGAGAACAAGCAGGATGTGACTGAACGTGGCTGTTTGAGGGTAGGTTTCCGTAGGTCACGTCGTCTGTACTTATTTTCTTTGCGACAAGTAGGGTGGCAATACAGTTACGGTATGCTTTCCTGGAATCGAAAATTAGCCCTCCAGACAGTTGAAAGTTTTAATCAACGGCAATGTCTTAGGGAAGATGCAGCGGTGCAGTAAAAACACGGTGACTCTTGGGGCGCAGATGATCTGGGAAGAAGTCCAGCAGACCCTGGCCATTTAGCAGACATTTCAGACGGGCAGGAGATGTCTGGGTCCCTACGCCCAAGAGAGCTTGCACTTGCGTGTCATTGCCCATCGATGAGGGTCCCCTTTGCTAGAAACCACAGCTCTGGTTTCTGTCTTGCCTGCCTTCTCCTTTGCGTTCCTTCCTGCACCAAAGGGGtggcccagcagcagctcagtgcGCACTTACCAGCCACGCACATCCATTCACTGGCTCCCCACGTCGTCCTATCAGGAAAAACTCCCAGCGGGATTCCTGAGCGTCACGCCAGTGTCCTGACAGTTCCTCTGTGTGCTCCAGATCTCCCCGAGATAGTGCTGGATGACGTGCCTGCGGTGAGGGTGGCGGGACGGCCTCCATTCGCTCCGCGGGTAAGTGGGTTTTTAGTCTGAGCTGCAGTGTTGCTCTATTCCCCTTCTGGACATTAAGTTATGACAGCCTGAGCTGCACGTTCCAGACCATGTGGACGGTTCCGAGGTTGGGACTCCATGTCAGGCGCGTCTGTTGCCAACTCCCGATGCCTGCTTCCGCAGGGCAATGCGATAACAACACCTGTCCCAcctgcagaggacagagctcCTTCTCCAGAGCATCTTTTCCTCGAGGGAAGAGTTCTGTCATCTCCAACTGACATGCCTTGGACATCCCGTCGTCTAGGACAAGTTCTTGCCTTTCTCCCGAGGAGGGTTTGCTCTGCCTTTGCTGGGTCTCTGGACTCCACCGCTGTTGTGCATCGGGGTTCTGCTGTCACAATGAAGGAAGACCTGTGCAATAGGTGCTTGTGGTCTGATCCTCATGGCACTTTCTCCTCTTGTCATTGCAGGTGGCCTTCATGGTGAACAAAACACGTATGTATGCTGGAAGCACTCATCTGGGGGAGGGGCCCCTTAGAAGGTGAGGCAGGTGGCGCAGTCttgctgggtttatttatttgtttttaattgttgtttccccagggcaggttttgttttttcccctttcttccggCCGTagggcatggtgacccggttacacatacatgcacagttctattttcgcacattatcatgctccatcataagtgactggacatagctcccaggctacacagcaggctctcactgcccatccattccaaagcaagagtttgtatctattaaccccaagctccccagccgccccagtccctccccctccccctccctctccccttggcaaccacaagtctcttctccaagtccatgatttcttttctgtggaaaggttcatctgtgcctcatGTTAGACGCCAGATAATCTTGCTGGTTTTGGTGTGGAGGCCGGAGGTTTGCAGTTTTGTCCTTGGAGTTAGGGTAGCAGGTTTGCTGATGGAAAGTGACTTACAGTAAAGTCACGGGCCAGGACTGTATCCCAGGAACAAGCCGTGTTACCATTAGTCGATGGAGGTTTGTGTGCAAGGGACTAGGGGGTGTGTTGGGAAACGGCTGGTAGGATTCTGAGTGTGTCAAAATCTGAGCCTTCCTCTGACCTCCTCCCAATACCCCGAGTACCCGAGGCGGAGGTGTCCGGCATCAGTGCTCAGAGTGTTCCACTTCCCAAGGTAAGggcttttcacttctctgaggaaaaagaaaaagcaaaaaaaaaaaaatatatatatatatatatatggcttcatTCCCTAGCTTTTCAATCAAATTCAACTCTGAAAGTCAATCCGTGGATACTTAGGGTTTTCCTGGTTGGGTGACTGTGACTGATTGTCTGTCCCAGtgaatgactgatttaaaaaaggaCCTTTAAAAGCGGACAGCAGTAGTTTTGTATGTGTAAGTGTGGTCGGGAGCATGGTTAGTAGCAGAGACTCGCCCTCCTTGAAGGAGACTTTGGCAGCTGTGGGTCAGAGTGCACGTAAGagtttttccaggaaaattcGAAGGCTTTCTCCAAGATGACCTCTGTGTTTTCCTTTGGACCTGGGACTAAAGGAATTTTACATTTGGGTTTTCTGTGGacagacagacaatgaaaaaccttTGAGTCTGTAGAGCGCGGAGGCTTAGATGCTGTCACTAAGAATGTGCTTTTCTCTAGATGCTGGATGAGGAGGACACTGACAAAGACGGGATGAGTTTGGAGGTCGACACTCCAGTGACGAACCATCGGGGTGACGACGACGATGACGAAGAAGGTGGGTCTTCCTTGCTGGCATTGGTTGGGGAGGCACCAGATCCGGGGTTCCTTTTGGAAAGAGGGTTGCTCCCAGCTCATTCCCAGCCATAGTGATGCCCAAGGTGTACACGCCCTGGACACAAGTCTGCCCTGTAGATGGTGCTTTGTGGCAAGATAGGAGGCCCGGGAAGCGAGGTCCACACGTGAGCACGTGTGGTGTGAGCGTGTGGTTCCCCAGAACCTCTGCCTGTTTCCGCCGCAGAGAGACGCGTCAGCTTCGTGGAGGACAAAGGCCACCCCTCTGCAGAGCTTCTCTGCGTTCATGCATTCTCCCTTGACCACCGCTGCTCCCAAGTTGGCTCAATGTCCCCGTTGCTCAGGTGGAGAGGGTGCCCAAGCCCTTGACCTCCTACGTGGAAAAGCCAAAGGGGGACCCAGGCCGGGTTCCCCATGGGGTTgctctggacccctgacctgtGCCTCTCCCTCAGCAGGGAGTCCTCAGTCATGGAGCCCTGAGGGGCGAGGGCCCCTGTCCCCCGTCCATGGTTGGGTGTAGCAGGGACTCCAGAGGTCCTGTAACACCTGCCCATCTCTAGAAGGTGGGCGGTCGGCGCTGGTGTCTTTGCTTCAACTTGGCCAAAAGAGATCGGGCTCGGGGTGTGTTTTCTCGTGTTGGATGGTGTCACGTCAAGGCTTCCAACTGACCACCCTAGGTGGCACACACCCGGGGCTGTTGCACATAAGAGCTCAGCGTGAAACCCCATCGTCAGCCTGGTGTCCAGCACCAGGGTACAGAAGCGTCTGCAGCCCTGGGCGAGGAGGAGTCAGTGCTGAGTCTTTGCGTCTCTCCGTGACGAACTGTCCCAACTCGTTGTAAGGCTCCTATGAGTGTGGGTAGCCTTTCACTCAGGGGACATGCACGCCTCATGTGGCCCAGGGAGACGGGGGAGAACAAGCAGGATGTGACTGAACGTGGCTGTTTTTGAGGGTAGGGTTTCCGTAGCGTCACGTCGTCTGTACTTGATTTTCTTTGCGACAAGTAGGGTGGCAAATACAGTTACCGGTATGCTTTCCTGGAATCGAAATTAGCCCTCCAGGACAGTTGAAAGTTTTAATCAACGGCAATGTCTTAGGGAAGATGCAGCGAGTGCAGTAAAAACAACGGTGACTCTTGGGGCGCAGATGATCTGGGAAGAAGTCCAGCAGACCCTGGCCATTTAGCAGACATTTCAGACGGGCAGGAGATGTCTGGGTCCCTACGCTCCCAAGAGAGCTTGCACTTGCGTGTCATTGCCCATCGATGAGGGTCCCCTTTGCTAGAAAACCACAGCTCTGGTTTCCTGTcttgcctgcccttctcctttgcgttccttcctgcaccaaaggggctggcccagcagcagctcagtgcGCACTTACCAGCCACGCACATCCATTCACTGGCTCCCCACGTCGTCCTCATCAGGAAAAACTCCCAGCGGGATTCCTGAGCGTCACGCCCAGTGTCCTGACAGTTCCTCTGTGTGCCTCCAGATCTCCCCGAGATAGTGCTGGATGACGTGCCTGCGGTGAGGGTGGCGGGACGGCCTCCATTCGCTCCGCGGGTAAGTTGGGTTTTTAGTCTGAGCTCGCAGTGTTGCTCTATTTCCCCTTCCGTGGACATTAAGTTATGACAGCCTGAGCCTGCACGTTCCAGACCATGTGGACGGTTCCGAGGGTTGGGACTCCATGTCAGGCGCGTCTGTTGCCAACTCCCGATGCCTGCTTCCGCAGGGCAATGCGATAACAACACCTGTCCCAAcctgcagaggacagagctcCTTCTCCAGAAGCATCTTTTCCTCGAGGGAAAGAGTTCTGTCATCTCCAACTGACATGGCCTTGGACATCCCGTCGTCTAGGACAAGTTCTTGCCTTTCTCCCCGAGGAGGGTTTGCTCTGCCTTTGCTGGGTTCTCTGGACTCCACCGCTGTTGTGCATCGGGGTTTCTGCTGTCACCAAGTGAAGGAAAGACCTGTGCAAATAGGTGGCCTTGTGGTCTGATCCTCATGGCACTTTCTCCTCTTGTCATTGCAGGTGGCCTTCATGGTGAACAAAACACGTATGTATGCTGGAAGCACTCATCTGGGGGGAGGGGCCCCTTAGAAGGTGAGGCAGGTGGCGCAGTCttgctgggtttatttatttgtttttaattgttgtttccccagggcaggttttgtttttttcccctttcttccggCCGTagggcatggtgacccggttacacatacatgcacacgttctattttcgcacattatcatgctccatcataagtgactggacatagctccccagggctacacagcaggctctcactgcccatccattccaaaggcaagagtttgtatctattaaccccaagctccccagccgccccagtccctccccctccccctcccctctcccccttggcaaccacaagtctcttctccaagtccatgattttcttttctgtggaaaggttcatctgtgcctcatGTTAGACGCCAGATACATTCTTGCTGGTTTTGGTGTGGAGGGCCGGAGTGTTTGCAGTTTTGTCCTTGGAGTTAGGGTAGCAGGTTTGCTGATGGAAAGTGACTTACAGGTAAAGTCACGGGGCCAGGTACTGTAGTCCCAGGAACAAGCCGTGTTACCATTAGTCGATGGAGGTTTGTGTGCAAGGGACTAGGGGGGTGTGTATGGGAAACGGCTGGTAGGATTCTGAGTGTGTCAAAATCCTGAGCCTTCCTCTGACCCTCCTCCCAGATGACCCCGAGTACCCGAGGCGGAAGGTGTCCGGCATCAGTGCTCAGAAAGTTGTTCCACCTTCCACCAAGGTAAGggcttttcacttctctgaggaaaaagaaaaagcaaaaaaaaaaaaaaaaatatatatatatatatatatatggcttcatTCCCTAGCTTTTCAATCAAATTCAACTCTGAAAGTCCAAATCCGTGGATACTTAGGGTTTTCCTGGGTTGGGTGACTGTTGACTGATTGTCTGTCCCAGtgaatgactgatttaaaaaaggaCCTTTAAAAGCGGACAGCAGTAGTTTTGTATGTGTAAGTGTGGTCGGGAGCATGGTTAGTAGCAGAGACTCGCCCTCCTTGAAGGAGACTTTGGCAGCTGTGGGTCAGAGTGCACGTAAGagtttttccaggaaaattcgaaggctttctccaagatgacctctgtgtttttcctttgggaCCTGGGACTAAAGGAATTTTACATTTGGGTTTTCTGTGGacagacagacaatgaaaaaccttTGAGTCTGTAGAGCGCGGGAGGCTTAGATGCTGTCACTAAGAATGTGCTTTTCTCTAGATGCTGGATGAGGAGGACACTGACAAAGACGGGATGAGTTTGGAGGTCGACACTCCAGTGACGAACCATCGGGGTGACGACGACGATGACGAAGAAGGTGGGTCTTCCTTGCTGGCATTGGTTGGGGAGGCACCAGATCCGGGGTTCCTTTTGGGAAAGAGGGTTGCTCCCAGCTCATTCCCAGCCATAGTGATGCCCAAGGTGTACACGCCCTGGACACAAGTCTGCCCTGTAGATGGTGCTTTGTGGCAAGATAGGA
Above is a window of Sus scrofa isolate TJ Tabasco breed Duroc unplaced genomic scaffold, Sscrofa11.1 Contig1563, whole genome shotgun sequence DNA encoding:
- the LOC110258210 gene encoding uncharacterized protein LOC110258210, whose product is MLDEEDTDKDGMSLEVDTPVTNHRGDDDDDEEDLPEIVLDDVPAVRVAGRPPFAPRVAFMVNKTHDPEYPRRKVSGISAQKVVPPSTKMLDEEDTDKDGMSLEVDTPVTNHRGDDDDDEEGGSSLLALVGEAPDPGFLLGKRVAPSSFPAIVMPKVYTPWTQVCPVDGALWQDRRPGKRGPHVSTCGVSVWFPRTSCLFPPQRDASASWRTKATPSAELLCVHAFSLDHRCSQVGSMSPLLRWRGCPSP